The Agromyces marinus genome window below encodes:
- a CDS encoding LamG domain-containing protein produces MGSWLVARWRVLVPVAAVVVIALVATIALVVPGLTGSGESAAEQFDCTELEEASFDGAGAKARACDVEVEVTGVRTPWETSWALPDGNTRLEISSMPSRTNASGEWSDVDTSIVGTPGEGTLQVAAPVYPIELNAGGTAGQGAPLGSIERDGKRIDVWFPTELPVPEVDGTQVSYRLADGVRLVVSVNVDGTGFLPVVELADPAAAARFQALVDGARPDGFPGGPGDLVFSTEVSDGLRLVPEEQGSVLVLDDADEVHFVAAPPVMWDSAGGSTVLPDTVTEVSAGNRVAAPVDGDRIRMMDTTVVGSRIVITPDQAMLTSPDTVWPVYVDPSISGKGASEWVAVRTGGYTGTLYKWGDISSTMQGEGDGYCSSVSSCNTQFTQRLIWEFTGLSAITPLVGSNVISAGFNVNGVHSYSCTATTTDLHMVGGISASTTWSTWGMGSSNLISSRTEAHNATCLNRGFRTFDALKAARSVADNDWSSLVLALKARDESTMAGWKRFRHDATLTIVYNRPPNKPSSMQYADPAITTCGTGSSKALVNTVTPRLSAIVSDPDGGSVQPHFQVYTKSGTTETEVWNSTTMAGQTSGTRAYARVASGKLSNGKSYFWRVTSTDGQYWSGWGSSCEFTVDTSIPAAPTVTPVTSGTSGTGIEAVYPQDVLAGGVGLMGRFILGPAGSSDVVQYSYSFGDPATMTTVSVAKGATYEVSFDPSTSNAVTLYAKSKDSAGNSSPQREYRIKVASPVEDVIWKLDEGAGQSAADTGPKGAGSLTLAGDPGWVEGPHQLFGSREDDWALAFDGAGDAALSEGPVLDTRESFTVSAHVLLDETKAGQGDYTALSQDGLAQSGFGLGYRADCDGNGAECWAFGMPDTTSSSTVRYATSGVAVRAGEWVHLVGEHDATAKTLRLWVCEVGTPDRMATGEPFPGAAVTRGGSAWQAPGGFAVGRGQSAGAGTDWWPGQVDNVRLFSGQIVDASKVRRLCQGAEAEDFGQGAAAFNAVDPTVSEQ; encoded by the coding sequence GTGGGTTCGTGGCTGGTCGCGCGGTGGCGCGTTCTCGTTCCGGTGGCGGCCGTCGTGGTGATCGCCTTGGTTGCGACGATCGCCCTCGTCGTGCCGGGGTTGACGGGTTCGGGTGAGTCGGCTGCGGAGCAGTTCGATTGCACGGAGCTGGAGGAGGCGTCCTTCGATGGCGCCGGCGCGAAGGCGCGCGCGTGTGATGTCGAGGTCGAGGTGACCGGGGTGCGAACCCCGTGGGAGACGTCGTGGGCGTTGCCGGATGGCAATACGCGGCTGGAGATCTCGAGCATGCCGTCGCGGACGAACGCGTCCGGCGAGTGGTCGGATGTGGATACCTCGATCGTGGGGACGCCGGGGGAGGGCACGCTGCAGGTTGCGGCGCCGGTGTATCCGATCGAGTTGAATGCCGGCGGCACGGCCGGTCAGGGTGCCCCGTTGGGCTCGATCGAGCGTGATGGGAAGCGGATCGATGTGTGGTTCCCGACCGAGCTGCCGGTCCCGGAGGTCGATGGCACGCAGGTGAGCTACCGGTTGGCCGACGGGGTCCGCCTGGTGGTGTCGGTGAACGTGGATGGCACGGGATTTCTGCCGGTGGTCGAGCTTGCCGATCCGGCGGCTGCGGCCCGGTTCCAGGCGTTGGTCGACGGGGCCCGCCCGGACGGGTTCCCGGGCGGTCCGGGTGATCTGGTGTTCTCGACCGAGGTGTCCGACGGGTTGCGGTTGGTTCCTGAGGAGCAGGGCAGCGTGCTGGTGCTGGATGACGCCGACGAGGTGCATTTCGTGGCGGCGCCGCCGGTGATGTGGGATTCGGCGGGTGGTTCGACGGTGTTGCCGGACACGGTGACCGAGGTCAGTGCCGGGAATCGGGTCGCCGCGCCGGTGGATGGTGACCGGATCCGGATGATGGACACGACCGTGGTGGGGTCGCGGATCGTGATCACCCCGGATCAGGCGATGCTGACCAGTCCGGACACGGTGTGGCCGGTGTATGTCGACCCGTCGATCTCGGGCAAGGGTGCGTCGGAGTGGGTCGCAGTCCGTACGGGCGGGTACACGGGCACGTTGTACAAGTGGGGCGATATCTCCTCCACGATGCAGGGCGAGGGCGACGGGTACTGCAGCTCGGTGTCCTCGTGCAACACCCAGTTCACGCAGCGGTTGATCTGGGAGTTCACCGGGCTGTCGGCGATCACGCCGTTGGTGGGCTCGAACGTGATCAGTGCGGGGTTCAACGTCAACGGGGTGCATTCGTACTCGTGCACGGCCACGACGACGGACCTGCATATGGTGGGCGGGATCTCGGCGTCGACGACGTGGTCGACGTGGGGGATGGGCAGTTCGAACCTGATCAGCTCGAGGACCGAGGCCCACAACGCGACGTGTCTGAATCGCGGGTTCCGCACGTTCGATGCGCTGAAGGCGGCGCGGAGTGTGGCGGACAACGACTGGTCGAGCCTGGTGTTGGCGTTGAAGGCGCGGGATGAGTCGACGATGGCCGGGTGGAAGCGGTTCCGGCATGACGCGACGTTGACGATCGTGTACAACCGGCCGCCGAACAAGCCGTCCTCGATGCAGTATGCGGACCCGGCGATCACGACCTGCGGGACCGGGTCGTCCAAGGCGTTGGTCAACACGGTCACGCCGCGGTTGTCCGCGATCGTGAGTGATCCTGATGGTGGCAGCGTGCAACCGCATTTCCAGGTGTATACGAAGTCGGGCACCACCGAGACCGAGGTGTGGAACAGCACCACCATGGCCGGGCAGACCTCGGGAACCCGAGCCTACGCACGGGTGGCATCGGGGAAGCTGTCCAACGGGAAGTCGTATTTCTGGCGTGTGACCTCCACCGACGGGCAGTACTGGTCGGGTTGGGGTTCGTCGTGCGAGTTCACGGTGGACACGAGCATTCCTGCGGCGCCGACGGTGACGCCGGTCACGTCGGGGACGTCGGGGACGGGCATAGAGGCGGTCTACCCGCAGGATGTCCTGGCCGGCGGTGTCGGGTTGATGGGGAGGTTCATCCTGGGCCCGGCCGGGTCGTCGGATGTGGTGCAGTACAGCTACTCGTTCGGCGATCCCGCAACGATGACGACGGTCTCCGTGGCCAAGGGCGCGACCTATGAGGTGTCGTTCGACCCATCAACATCGAACGCGGTCACCTTGTATGCCAAGAGCAAGGATTCCGCGGGCAACAGTTCGCCGCAGCGTGAGTACCGGATCAAGGTTGCGTCCCCAGTGGAGGATGTGATCTGGAAGCTCGACGAAGGGGCGGGGCAGTCCGCGGCGGATACGGGTCCGAAGGGGGCCGGTTCGTTGACGCTTGCTGGTGACCCCGGCTGGGTGGAGGGCCCCCACCAGCTGTTCGGGTCGCGGGAGGATGACTGGGCGCTCGCGTTCGACGGGGCCGGGGATGCCGCGCTCAGCGAGGGCCCGGTGCTGGATACCCGGGAGTCGTTCACGGTGTCCGCGCATGTCCTGCTCGATGAGACGAAGGCCGGGCAGGGCGACTACACGGCGTTGTCGCAGGACGGTCTAGCCCAGTCCGGGTTCGGTCTGGGGTACCGGGCTGACTGCGACGGCAACGGGGCGGAGTGTTGGGCGTTCGGGATGCCGGACACGACCAGCAGTTCGACGGTGCGTTATGCGACGTCCGGCGTCGCGGTGCGGGCCGGGGAGTGGGTGCACCTGGTCGGTGAGCACGACGCGACGGCGAAGACTCTGCGGTTGTGGGTGTGCGAGGTCGGTACACCGGACCGGATGGCGACTGGTGAACCGTTCCCGGGTGCCGCGGTGACGCGGGGTGGGTCGGCGTGGCAGGCGCCGGGCGGGTTCGCCGTTGGTCGCGGCCAGTCCGCGGGTGCCGGGACTGATTGGTGGCCGGGGCAGGTCGATAATGTGCGCCTGTTCTCTGGTCAGATCGTCGATGCGTCGAAGGTGCGCAGGTTGTGCCAGGGCGCGGAGGCTGAGGACTTCGGGCAGGGTGCGGCGGCGTTCAACGCGGTCGACCCGACGGTGAGTGAGCAGTGA